AGGCAAAACTGATGAATAGGGAGCTGGGGAACCGGAACGTTCATATATagacgcgttctaacgtacctcgtaggaactaattcgtttttttaaaatacgaTTAGGATTAGATGAACGCATGCCTGGATCTaacaatctacaatcccatctctggttttctttttctcggaGATTCacttaccacgtcagattcgttgtATGCGCCTTTAAAACAAGAACACACCAAGCACAACTCTGGCATACATGAGAGAataccacttttttcacaGAACTTTTCATAACATGCGTTTTTCTGCGGCTGCACTGTTGTGCATATAAGTTGCTCAATCAAATCATTTGGAAACTACATGGACTGAATCCACATATCATTATCATCCCAATATATCATTTCCATGACTTTCTAATGGTTCCACTGGATCCCAACAAATAATCTGCACCGAGGTTGTCTATAAAAAGTGGTGGGAATATGACTACGCTTACAGCATGGGTGATGAGTATGCCCCCGCCTCTTCTGATGTAGTAATCTGCTGGTGCACCACACGTAGTCCATGTCGGATCTCAATCAAGAGGTTCACGTGTACTGTGTCCGTTGCAAGCAAAATTTCCACATGCATTCGTAATAAGTTACCATAGGAACTGAACATATGTTTAAGAACACCATCTCTTTGTTTCGTGATGATTTGATGCAGTTCTGTGCATTTgctcattctctttttttttttaaagatcatCCGCCTTGCTTCTTTCTTTGGTACTGTCCTAGAAATCAGATagttaatttccaaaaatgtcGGGAAAGAAATGATattaggaaagaaaagagtaaCATTCGAAATATTGAATCAAAAATAGCATCACAATTTGTGTCGGTCAAGGATTCTGAGCGAATTCATACAGCTTGCAGCtcatcagtgtttttttttaaattttccttaCATGTTAATATCccgcttcttttcttttcccgtgttcttccttcttttccttgtcAAATATCTAAAATTTATAATCCTTCAGTTTAGttcttaaatttattattaataactCTTCTTCATTCAATTTCTTTAACATCCGAGTATATCAAACAAATACCCCTCCATGAAAATCTCCAAACAGACTCATGTTCGTGAAAAACCACTTCTTCTAACAGATTCAGATCCGAGTACTTGTGGAGTGGTGATTTTCGAAATTGTTAGAATGTTCAAGATCTAACATTACCTTTACTAGAATGCAAGTTAGATcaatatccgaaaaaaatggtTGAAAAACTTAACTACTCACATATTTAAAATTCTACTATTCAAAAGCATTGAATTAATTTGACatgcaaaacatttttaagATCGGCCTGCTTACCTGCATTTTTGTGCATGCACGACAATAATTGTTGGGATTTAACTGACACGGCTTAAATCCTTACGTTATCACGACTTGTCGCTGAGTAgccgataaaaaaaaacagcatagTTGATAAAAATAGTGTTCCTCGCTAAATCTCATTTTTGATctaaaaagcagcaaaaaattgcaaaagttCCTTACATTACACAGAATTATCGGATAATTCAAGGAAAAGACCACATTGCTTGGTTTTTTCTAGTGGAACAAATGATTATTCAAAATGATGAATAATGCATAGAAAAATGGCCTTAACAGGAAAAGTCGTAGGGCCTCATATAATGGCCTCACAAATCTATGTGTGTCATTGAGAACCATGTCAACCGCTGATTGTTCTACACAACTATTGGACTGGCCAACATCTGGGTTTTATTACAAGAATATAAACTTTTTTAGTATTAATTGTTCCTCTTTTATTTCACGTaatggcttttttttaaatgtgagcTAATCAGTGGTCGAAGTATACGGTCGAAGTATATATAAGTAAGTGTTATTTTACCCCTGATGAATGAAATCTATGGAAATTCTATcattctaacttttttctagtttaAGATACCATCAGGAATTGTAATTCTGATTTTTGATTCTACCAGTTCTTTCTAGGACTTTTCCTGCGTTTGGACACAGATCAATACCATTTTTATTACAATTGTGTGCGTACCCTATGAATATACtctgtatgtgtatgtatgtgtaacGCTCTTCATCACGAACTTCATGTTATGCTCAGCAGCTTTTTCCCATCGGCATCGATGCAagtgcgaagatgggactggAACAGTagtccgatgtgctaggaaaatggtattatccaacgtagcgcacgtcggacaacggtgaccgtctggccggcttatgtgaacagacgggcctcgtTATCACCTCCATGTTTAAGggaaatcatcgacgccatcaatTTTCGTGGCAGGAAGCAACcgttttaacgcctgaagagcaacgcaagcggaagatgaggactcttaaactttaGCTCAACTGTAttctgacgaagaacatcCCTCGGTCAGATATCCAAAAAAGACTGTGACCACCGCCCAGTGGTTCTCAACCTTACGATGCGGTTCCACAAGAAGAGCCGAGGAGTTCCTTCTgcaccgaaaatcgacatgggaggtctgaaagacgaagaatgctgaacgaattccgccaacgtgcgTCTGTTTATGTTGGAGTAGGTAGAAGCTTTGCGAtgcagatttcttcacaaactgcatccaggacgctgcaaggaaaATTTCCGGTTCAAATGCCGCGGAAgaaaaaccaggaaaagcgtctgaaAAGGAAgatgcgtcgtcaactgcaacaagaccgcgataacgagtggatgtcaagagcgaaggagtttgaaaaaatacgcGAGGAAAAGAACACGCATAACGCCTATACTTTATTAAAGTAGcatagcggcaagatgaaaagatgtccTCCAGTCTTCAATACTGCCACAATGGAGCGGCTGGTGGTGGAGCAACagttccaatttggagggatcgCTTTAAGGTCTTGCTGAACTGACACGCGCCGTTTGCTcgtgaactcgagcacgttcaaagaccgacatatgcggttaacgaaaCTCCACCGACCAAgacggaggttctggtctgtatccaaaagatgagaaatggaaaatctagtggagacgatggaattagcaagaaatgctAAACTATGTttctccgtctgggattcgtgagacgACAAAGATCATGCGCTCAATGTGGATAGAAggaaggatacctgactcgtggagacacgccatccacaagaagttatccgtcgtGGACCATAGGaactatcgaggaatctctttgttgcgtgctatgtacaaggttttagAGCGGATTGTCCTCGACCGACTTATTAAGCATCGCAAAGAAACAACACTTCAAATTTCTGAGGAACAAATCTGGCGGCGGTTTTcaaagccaatgcaactaggctttctggactttgaagccgctttcgactatCCTCATCAAGGCCGTCTTTTCAACGCGTTCAGCGTCGAtagagtaccaggaaagttcgttcacttgtttgatgacatgaatcaacgaacaacagcTACAGTTCGAACATTAGCCGGaagtacaacaccgtttgattTGGTGACTGAAGTAAGGCAAGAGACAgcggcaggacccttcctgttcaatttcgctcGGGGACATCACGCGAAAaacagtcgatcagtgtcctgccgagaTTGTCTTAGCGTCAATAGGCTGCCCTTAACCGATCTCGAGCTCACCGACGGTGTTGTGGTATTCGGGAAGCAGCACGGAACTCATCAAGTTGTTAGCCTTGCATCGAATCtactgcagcctatggactacgccctgataaatgcaagcagatgtggaccTCTTcaagacctcgaacgggaaccAGGATGACGAACAActgatagaactcgtcgatgagttctattACCTGGGCTCTAAGCTGAAGATAAACGGCGGTTACGAAAGACaagttcagcaaagatgcggtAAGACCaattctgcatttaactccttaacaaaatgcctgtggtcgaccctcTTCACCAACGAAATcgagctgcgagtctacctaggCAGgaccatctacggtgatggacaGCCTAGACAGCACGGAcagaaagctgcttagacggctacctCTGGCCTatggtatgccacaatgaagagctTTGCGGAGAAATCGATATgacggcggatgacacgtggaagatatcaccATCTTGAACCGCCATCGAAATTGGCTACAGAAAGtcatcttcgcttctttggtcatatattaaggagaccggcagatcgccttgtccaacgagttctgaggagtttgtcgggtttgagctggaagaagccacctgacAGACAACGGAAGTTCTgcactgaggtggtgaaagaggacctgagagCACTCGGTGTGGGTAAGCAGTTCAGGCCAAACGTAAATTTTCGTCGAGCTTGGAGTAGCGACGAATAGATTGATTCCGTATAAAGCTCTCAAGATCGAGAAGgatgacatcagcccaccgattaagtcaagtaagtcaccTCTTCTTTGCAGGAAATACCTTGCACTATTGAATTTTCGAAATGAGCTCAAGCACGGTGATTAGCCGCCAGCACCATGAAACCTCACCTACTTTTCTATTCTTGAAAcgagtaaaaaaattgttgctgCCCAGATGAGGTCAGTACCAGTTTATGTGTGCTGCATGTATATTCTGCGACCGAGAGAGTGATTAGTATGTCGGTATTCGTCTTtgttctttctccttcttcgttttttcctttttattaaAGATACTTTGGCtgattttttacttcattacTTTACTTCTCAGTCCGATTCTTTGTCTCATCTTCTAAATCAAACCAACAAGCCATCAAAGGAAATTgctcaacaaaaatttcaactttacTAGACATTTGCTGTTAATTTTCCGCACGTAAGATCACGTAGGCGTAATTTCATAGCATACACATTGGTTTCATTATTATAAAGTTCTTATAAGAATGCTCTATCAGGGTTTTTCAAAACGTCTGGATGTTTCAGTTTTTGATCGATACGCATAATGTACATATTACGTGGTATATACATTGAGGTGCCCTTACTTAACTTtactttaaaagcatcaccccagggtggtgcgggtttcaggtgggttatgcttacacggggtcgtagattatgaggaagaacgtgattccgtccatttttcctaattgccgtaaaaatgacacgaagatgcggcgcgtgcacgacgctgacgcgctccaatcgaactcgtcgcagaaaatagcgccccagGGCGCTCGAAGCACCATCCTCCTGGCTGTTTTTTGTGGCAATtgggaaaaatggacggaatcaccttcttccccataatctacgaccccgtgtaggcataacccaccagaaacccgcaccaccccagattcgtgtggtgatacctttaaacaCGATCTTAATCTCAGAAGAGCAGCTTCGGGCCATCGTCTTCTATGAATGGCGGTTCGGCAGTGGAACAACAACAGCGGAATCGCGCAACATTAACAGTGCATTGGAGGAGCGTACCAATGCAACCCCACAAATCACCACTGCTTCACTCGTCCTGAAGAAGGAGACACAGATTTCAATGATAAATCATCACTCAAGACATCCTACTCCTAGGATCCTAGGGCAATGCTGTATTGAGTTGCTCGCCAAATATACAGGGTTACCACTGTCACTTACCCCAATCAGTTTCGGAGTCTCGCAGAAGCTGTTCGAGAAAGATGGCCGAAACGATCTTTGATGCATCTCCTCGATGATCCGGAGGCTTGCACCCGCAGTCATGTCATGAGACTCGGATGAAGCCAACAGTCCTCATCTACGGAATAGTGCTAACTCGATAAATCCTTCATACCTTGACGGATGGCATGTCTGATGCCCGGGCATCCATCCGTCAGTATCTCTTTTTCCGCGCACATCCAAAGGAGATTCTGAAGGACCTGGTCACTGCAGATGAGAGTTTGCTGCTTTACAATACCAATTCACATCGTGCCGTGTGGATACCCCGACGAGAAGACCCACTAACACAAACCAAGTggaaaatgcaacaaaaaacGGCTCTCCTTTGCTACCCCTAAGATTCGAGGGAATTACTGTACTACGAGCTCCTCTCACAAGGTGCATGGTCACCGCCGTCATTTACGCTACTTAGCTCGATAAAAGTCGCGGAAGCGTTCGAGATTAGTGGCCGAGACGAGTTCCGGCGCATGTTCTTCATAATAATGCGAGATCCACCAATTTCAGTGACACCGCCTGGGCTGACGAGACTTTCTTATCAATCTTATAAATGGCAAATCGTTGCTGAACAGCTTGTTCTTATCGACAAATAATACCTAAAATtgtcgttctgaaaaaaaaatgttagtcAAAATTAATCCCTATAGCGAAGCGGTAGGCTGTTCGAACAGCCTGCAGCTAAAAGCTATTTCCAAAATCGAACACCATCTTTTTGTTTAGCTATTGAATTACTGCAGAAACGtattaataaatagaaacGGTAAGGAGAGAATTTAaaggatggaaaagaaaaaaatcgagcaTTTACGACACTTGTGTCCcagtaaaaacaaacaaacacaaacacaccaGCGTTAATACATACATAGGTACATAATTTTTTCATGGCAGAAAAAATGCCGAAATAAAACTTTACTCCGATTCTTTCCCCTTAAGAAGTTTCGTTCCAATATTCCGGCTTCTAGGAATTAACTCAAGTTCCTACTTTTAGCTTGCAATACGATGCAATATTTCATGGATGGGAGTCTTAATACCTCTATCTTATAATGAAATGAGCAGTTTTTAAGCGGAAAATTGCGGTCACAACATTCTCACTTGAAGTGACAAGGATAGCTCTTCgcaggcagaaaaaaagacttggcGGATTCCAAAGTAGCACTAGAACTGTTACATAGAGTGAAGGATATTATCGAATCATACTTATGAGTTTTGCAGATATTCTAACTGTCAACAGTTCTCTGATGTTTTGAATGGGATTTTGCAACCTTCTGTTctctttgaaatgaaattaaaatgtttCCGCTAGATTAAGAAATAATTGGGATCCCCCAACTCGTTTCAttggaattcataatcgttgaggttttggaacgcgtgttggcctatacaatgaattgcgagAGCCAGCCGAGAGCTGATGAGATGATAAAAACCATCGACCATGCGGTCACAgcgaacctcttactgacgGCCGCGCGCTCGCCCCATAATAAGCactaaataacaaacaaatgtACATTAAACGAAAACACgctatagtaaggtcaaaacaacacgatgtccggtgcagctgcgtactGTTGTACTCAAAGCGGCGCGTTGGAGCAAGCGGTGCGATCAGTTTGGGACCGctgcgaactgcaacgatgaatGGTTCTAGGGATTCCCCTCGCTCGCAGCTGTTGCGCTCCAACGCACTGATTCAagagcaaccgcttacgcaactgaactgtgcttcatatcgttttgacccgacttgtatagcttttttttaaatgagagaTTAGCTTGTGTCCTTTGTAGCCATTTTATGATGCATTCATTTAACTGCATTCATGGATGGTCGTAAAGTGTGGAAAGTGATGATAATGCCGAACTTCAGATTTTACTTTTGCCGAACTTTAATGATTCGGCCCTGGTGATGGTCCTGATGAGAAAGTAACGAAAACTTTGGTAGTACTGCTGAATTCTGCACAGTTTGCGGGTTGAGCGGGTGTTGTTCCAagttttctgggatttctgaGCTCATTTGCCAGATAAGTGGGCGAACATCAATTCTTATAGTGCCATCAAGCATTACGCCAGCATCATTGCTAATTTGACATTTTGTTCAGTCACCAGTTCTTTGTAGGTCAAATGCGTAGGAGATgaggaaaagggaaaaatgaaaaaagatgaaaggaaaaaaggaagaagtgattCACTAATCTGTTCCAAGTAAATATTTCTCCCAGTAACGATTATCCACGTACTTTGATGTCGTTCTGTTTCTACAGCCCTCATATTCTATGCTtaagaaattatggaaaactGTACCTCTATACACTCAGTCACAGCACTACATAAATACTTGAGTGTTTTGAGGTGGTTACCTCAAAAGATACTTTTCAATTATGGCAGCCTAAGTAGGCTGCGGAAGAAGTGACATAAGTCGCTTATGTTCTAACCACCTGCGGTTCGGATATGCCTACATGCAGTCGCGTTCAAATCCTCGACGTAAACGGCGATGATACTCCTGAATGGGAGGGACGTGACCGAATGTGTGGGGGTGTGCGACCGGCGAAATTGGCTGCGATCAGAACGCTTCGAACTGAGCTAATATCTTGTTGCTGGCTACCAATCTCGTGGACCTCTTCCGTGCAAATGTCAACAATTGTAACTGTCATTTCCGCCCACACTTGAATAGTTGTCACTTTTTCAGCCGTTTACTAATTGCTTCAATAACGTGCCAAAAATCTTCTTCCGCTGGGCTTTACCGCCTGTTAATGGTCGCTTCGTCGAAAGCATGTTGTTTACAGTTGCGAAGAAGCATAGGCAATCCATTATCCGGTGGATTAAAATTGTTGTCACTTAAGTGGGGAACACTAGGACGGAATACCAACTCGTCTTTCATTCATTGCTCACATCaatatttctccattttcttgcGCAGCTTCCTGAATTCTTGGGTTTAGATTCACGTTCTGTTCTGAGGATTTTTATCTGATCTCGACGGGACGGCTTTCAGTTGTTTTTAGACTCTATGTTCGCTAACATTCATCATTTCTTATCTGGAGTTCTGATCGTAACCGTTCATGGACCACCTCATTTCCTCGGATGACGTCCTGGGATTCCGCTTAGCTTTTTGTGTGCCGCTTCTTCTGAATAAATCCTCTTTAGCagattcttctttcttaatcAATGCAAGTGTAAGAAGTGTTCGCACTAAGCTATCAAATTGATATCGAAGAACTTTTGATTGTGGTGCGACGCGCTCAGGATTAGAATTTTCTCAAAGGTATCGATTTCAAAGCCGAAGTCATATTCTATATGAGTTCAAAAAAAGCTGACGAAAGTCCGAAATGTCAGCAGTGTGGTTCATCTTTGTGTTATGTGTAGCGTGCACTTTTCGTTGAATTATGTGTGGATTTCGTGCGATTATGGATAAATGGAGTTTAATTAGCAGCGCTTTTTATTCTTGGTTTTGTGAAAGAAATGTTAACAAGTACCTGCTGTGTCAAACACCCCTTACTCACCTATAATCTCATTCTCATCTAACTCTTTCTTTCGATTTTCATGAATGTTTTAAAATCTACCGTATCCATTATTTGTTAGACGCGATTGTTCGCAGATTTCCTTCATATTGAAACTCTTAACTTTTGACAGCTGAAattcatgttcttttttgtaaatattcTTTGTTACGTAGAGCTTCTGGAAAATTGTTGCCTTCGATTCGGCAAAGCCGCATGCGCATATGAAGATACGAGGATACAAATAATTTGATTCTAGAGCGATTCTGATGGTCCGCAGAACTGAGAAGGATGGTGACGAGCACGTCACAAAACGGCGCATTCATCATACACATCCTGACCGCACTAATCATCTTTAACAATGACTATTAGTCCTGATACGACTATCATTTGACAAAACGTTGTTTTACTCCAGTTTCAGGATAATTTCTCAACCCGTTGAGCTTTTTCGCGCTTCTGTTTTCGAACCTGAATTCATACCTTAAAAACTGTCTGTCTTCTTAGATGGATAAATAGGAAATATCTTCGTGTATCACGCTGTAATATATCCTAGTATATATGAGTATATAACAAAAACGGATGGAAAAGCcaatgttaagaaaaaaaaaactttttttttgaaattaataatGTGCAAACTAGATAGAATAGAGTTTTTTGGAATAACAATCCATTATTCGTTGACTACATATGTTCCGTATATCACGCGGTCGtttactttatatttatttacacacAAGTGCATAGGAATTCGCATGCCGTTTATGTACTATGACTTGAAGAGtgacttcttctttcttgccggatttatttcttttttcctgcaatAGTTCTTTTTCAACACGTTTTAACATtagaaaaactaaagaatCACAAgcgtttattttatttactttataacAAGCAATCACTGTTCTAATTAGACCATATTTTACTTGGTATCTTACTCTGTAAGAGTGATGATGCTTTCTGTTGGCAACCCTGAAGTCAAAAATAAACCGTcagtattaaataataataaataatgaataaataataaatcaaaatagaAGTTTTTAAAGTGTTGATCGAAGACATGTTGTCAAACTCTTGATTagtgctttaaaaaatgttccacGTTTCTCCACCAATATCTGACAAATTCTTGTCAGAGTCAATGTATTCCATAAAAAAAGCTATGTGATTATCAGATTGTATGCCGTTAATTCACTGTCGTATATTGTCAGGAAGCAGCTTCAGCCGAGGAAGTGAAAAAGTTCAAGTTGACGATAGTCTTGCAGTAAGGCTTCGTTTCGTGGACTCAAACGCCACAACGCTAACATCAGCCAAATGAGACCATTTAAATGCATTACTCCACAAATGTGAGGTGGAGCGGATtttagatggagtattcgtatacgggatagcagattatggagaggagggatttcaggcattctggcgcactattttctacaagttcgactggagcgcgccagccttgtgcggcgccgaatcttccggacccttttttacggcaattaggaagaaatggacggaatcgaacacctctccaaaatctactatcccttataagaatactccacctgaaagctgcaccacctcagattcgtg
This is a stretch of genomic DNA from Necator americanus strain Aroian chromosome II, whole genome shotgun sequence. It encodes these proteins:
- a CDS encoding hypothetical protein (NECATOR_CHRII.G5331.T2) is translated as MLNYVSPSGIRETTKIMRSMWIEGRIPDSWRHAIHKKLSVVDHRNYRGISLLRAMYKVLERIVLDRLIKHRKETTLQISEEQIWRRFSKPMQLGFLDFEAAFDYPHQGRLFNAFSVDRVPGKFVHLFDDMNQRTTATVRTLAGSTTPFDLVTEVRQETAAGPFLFNFARGHHAKNSRSVSCRDCLSVNRLPLTDLELTDGVVVFGKQHGTHQVVSLASNLLQPMDYALINASRCGPLQDLEREPG
- a CDS encoding hypothetical protein (NECATOR_CHRII.G5332.T1), whose amino-acid sequence is MTRGRYHHLEPPSKLATESHLRFFGHILRRPADRLVQRVLRSLSGLSWKKPPDRQRKFCTEVVKEDLRALGVEEQLRAIVFYEWRFGSGTTTAESRNINSALEERTNATPQITTASLVLKKETQISMINHHSRHPTPRILGQCCIELLAKYTGLPLSLTPISFGVSQKLFEKDGRNDL
- a CDS encoding hypothetical protein (NECATOR_CHRII.G5331.T1) → MQLGFLDFEAAFDYPHQGRLFNAFSVDRVPGKFVHLFDDMNQRTTATVRTLAGSTTPFDLVTEVRQETAAGPFLFNFARGHHAKNSRSVSCRDCLSVNRLPLTDLELTDGVVVFGKQHGTHQVVSLASNLLQPMDYALINASRCGPLQDLEREPG